A region from the Mycobacterium heidelbergense genome encodes:
- a CDS encoding TIGR03943 family putative permease subunit, which translates to MSRETENTVLLLVGISVAMIVWSGAFTRYVKPGLLPWLVASAVLLVAFALFVIVGDIRRGGPRVTDRADDHGDEHSHRAGIAWLLVIPILVLCFVAPPALRSSAAAPSVTSVSNDVLNRAFPPLPPGRAPEVSLPDVLMREAHDTTGSLTNRPITMTGFVLNEAHGVDLGRIVIICCAADAQLARIHVGGPAADQAAGLPDNTWLRVEGKVIPAQPNSGATPTLQATTVARIDAPANPYAYPH; encoded by the coding sequence TTGAGCCGCGAAACCGAGAACACGGTTTTGCTGCTGGTCGGCATCAGCGTCGCCATGATCGTGTGGTCAGGTGCGTTCACCCGATACGTCAAGCCTGGGCTGCTGCCCTGGCTGGTCGCGTCCGCGGTGCTGCTCGTCGCCTTTGCGCTATTTGTGATCGTCGGCGACATTCGCAGGGGCGGACCGCGGGTCACCGATCGGGCGGATGATCACGGCGACGAGCACTCGCACAGGGCCGGCATAGCGTGGCTGCTCGTCATCCCGATCCTGGTGCTGTGCTTCGTGGCTCCGCCGGCACTGCGGTCCTCGGCCGCCGCGCCCTCGGTGACGTCGGTATCCAACGACGTTCTGAACCGGGCATTTCCGCCGCTGCCGCCCGGGCGGGCCCCCGAAGTGTCGCTGCCCGACGTGCTGATGCGCGAGGCTCACGACACCACCGGTTCGTTGACCAATCGGCCGATCACCATGACCGGCTTTGTCCTCAACGAGGCGCACGGCGTGGACCTTGGCCGCATCGTCATCATCTGCTGCGCGGCCGACGCCCAACTGGCCCGCATCCATGTCGGTGGCCCGGCCGCGGACCAGGCCGCCGGCCTGCCGGACAACACGTGGCTGCGGGTCGAGGGCAAAGTTATACCCGCGCAACCTAATTCCGGTGC
- a CDS encoding helix-turn-helix domain-containing protein gives MDHATLGRRVAQAREEEGISQGRLGELVGLDRTAINRAESGDRKLTMTEMVAIAEALERPLGFFVNDPLPAVVNRRRDLVNAPDDARHDTTQALDAEIELFASDALMLLEMDLIAPVKRDQDARTPQNHDEAEHLAAATRHRLGSANEPILNLGAACEQLGLYTYAAPLGVNGPDGGCVEVTSDVESIAVAVINGDMESGRRRMTLAHELGHWLCGDAYDAMAGVECEKMLFSFAIHFLAPRSGVTSVWYNHRDWNNRDRALEVAATYHLSWSAAVNQLRNLGLIDWRDAETLLHQEPRTGDYVHLKLTWAREPESPYLSPSFAAACIEGYTSGRLTAARTVELLRGTMTRDDLPERPPKTLDDLRRSFAGNVFQTGALPACAPS, from the coding sequence ATGGACCACGCAACGCTTGGACGTCGGGTTGCCCAGGCGCGTGAGGAAGAGGGCATCTCTCAAGGAAGGTTGGGGGAACTCGTGGGCCTCGACCGCACGGCCATCAATCGTGCCGAAAGCGGTGACCGCAAGCTCACCATGACCGAGATGGTCGCGATTGCCGAAGCCTTGGAGCGCCCACTTGGATTCTTCGTCAACGATCCGCTTCCGGCCGTCGTCAATCGAAGAAGGGACCTCGTTAACGCACCTGACGATGCACGTCACGATACGACCCAGGCGCTTGATGCCGAAATCGAGTTGTTCGCATCCGATGCCCTCATGCTTTTAGAGATGGATCTCATCGCACCGGTGAAACGCGACCAGGACGCTAGGACACCGCAAAACCACGACGAGGCCGAACATTTGGCGGCCGCAACCCGTCACCGTCTGGGTTCAGCGAATGAGCCAATACTCAATCTTGGGGCGGCTTGCGAGCAGCTCGGGCTGTATACCTACGCCGCCCCCTTAGGAGTCAATGGCCCAGACGGTGGATGCGTCGAGGTCACTAGTGATGTGGAAAGCATCGCTGTTGCCGTGATCAACGGCGACATGGAATCAGGTCGCCGTCGAATGACGCTTGCTCACGAATTGGGCCACTGGCTTTGTGGTGACGCCTACGACGCGATGGCCGGGGTGGAGTGCGAGAAGATGCTTTTCTCGTTCGCCATTCACTTCCTCGCCCCACGCTCCGGCGTGACGAGCGTGTGGTACAACCACCGCGATTGGAATAACCGTGACCGAGCGCTTGAGGTGGCCGCGACGTACCACCTGAGCTGGTCAGCGGCTGTGAACCAACTGCGTAATCTTGGCTTGATCGACTGGAGAGATGCCGAGACGCTACTCCATCAAGAGCCGCGAACAGGCGACTATGTTCACCTCAAGCTAACTTGGGCAAGAGAACCCGAGAGCCCCTACCTTTCCCCCAGCTTCGCTGCGGCATGCATCGAGGGCTACACCTCGGGTCGACTAACGGCGGCCCGGACCGTTGAACTGCTGCGCGGCACGATGACGCGGGATGACCTCCCGGAGCGACCACCCAAAACGTTGGACGATTTGCGAAGGTCATTCGCGGGCAATGTCTTTCAAACTGGCGCACTACCCGCTTGCGCGCCTAGTTAA
- a CDS encoding LCP family protein has translation MARSGGAHHRHRAVRRSSRLHKGLTRGFMALVSLAAVLMTGGGYYVAHGALGGITVSQALSPEDPRSSGDNMNILLIGLDSRKDQDGNDLPWSILKHLHAGDSDDGGYNTNTLILVHVGADEKVVAFSIPRDDWVPFNGVPGYNHIKIKEAYGLTKQYVAQKLANQGASSQKELETKGREAGRAATLRAVRSLTGVPIDYFAEINLAGFYDLAQTLGGVEVCLNHPVYDSYSGADFPAGRQRLDASQALSFVRQRHELDNGDLDRTHRQQAFISSVMQELQASGTFTNLDKLKSLMAVARKDVVLSSGWDEDLIQRLGALAGGNVEFRTLPVVRYDNIDGQDVNIIDPAAIKAEVAAAIGAPPPTTTPATTAAKPSPSTVVDVVNAGSMSGLATEVSRALKKRGYTAGQVRDRDSGEPTATTVQYGVGAETDAHNVASLLGLDAPSQPDPSISPGHIRVTVDTNFSMPAPDETTMDETTTTTTSSKSNTHYYNGTTTTYPTPDQGKPIDGGGVPCVN, from the coding sequence ATGGCACGTTCTGGCGGTGCACATCATCGCCATCGCGCCGTTCGGCGGTCATCGCGTCTGCACAAGGGGCTGACGCGCGGCTTCATGGCGCTGGTCTCGTTGGCGGCGGTGTTGATGACCGGCGGGGGCTATTACGTGGCCCACGGCGCGCTGGGCGGCATCACCGTTTCGCAGGCGCTGTCGCCGGAGGACCCGCGATCCAGCGGCGACAACATGAACATCCTGCTGATAGGCCTGGACTCGCGCAAAGACCAGGACGGCAACGACCTGCCGTGGTCGATCCTGAAGCATTTGCACGCCGGCGATTCCGACGACGGCGGCTACAACACCAACACCCTGATACTCGTGCACGTCGGGGCCGACGAGAAGGTCGTCGCCTTTTCGATTCCCCGCGACGACTGGGTGCCCTTCAACGGCGTTCCCGGATACAACCACATCAAGATCAAAGAGGCATACGGGCTCACCAAGCAATACGTCGCCCAGAAACTCGCCAACCAGGGCGCCAGCAGCCAAAAAGAACTCGAGACGAAGGGCCGGGAAGCGGGCCGGGCCGCGACCTTGCGCGCGGTGCGAAGCCTGACCGGCGTCCCGATCGACTACTTCGCCGAGATCAACCTGGCCGGTTTCTACGACCTGGCCCAGACCTTGGGCGGCGTGGAGGTGTGCCTGAATCACCCCGTGTACGACTCGTATTCGGGCGCCGACTTCCCGGCCGGGCGCCAGCGGCTGGATGCGTCGCAGGCGCTGTCCTTTGTCCGGCAGCGTCACGAGCTGGATAACGGGGACCTGGACCGCACGCACCGGCAGCAAGCATTCATTTCGTCGGTCATGCAGGAACTGCAGGCTTCCGGCACCTTCACCAACCTGGACAAGCTCAAGAGCCTGATGGCGGTGGCGCGTAAGGATGTCGTGCTGTCATCCGGATGGGACGAGGACCTGATCCAACGGCTCGGCGCGCTGGCCGGCGGTAACGTCGAGTTCCGGACGCTGCCCGTGGTGCGCTACGACAACATCGACGGCCAGGACGTCAACATCATCGACCCGGCGGCGATCAAGGCCGAGGTGGCCGCGGCGATCGGCGCCCCGCCGCCGACGACCACGCCCGCGACCACGGCCGCCAAACCGAGTCCGTCCACCGTCGTCGACGTGGTCAACGCCGGCAGCATGAGTGGGCTGGCCACCGAGGTATCCCGCGCCCTGAAAAAGCGTGGCTACACCGCGGGGCAGGTCCGTGACCGCGATTCGGGCGAGCCGACCGCGACCACGGTCCAATACGGCGTCGGCGCGGAAACCGACGCGCACAACGTCGCCAGCCTGCTCGGCCTCGACGCCCCCAGCCAACCCGACCCCAGCATCTCACCCGGACACATCCGGGTGACCGTGGATACCAACTTCTCGATGCCCGCACCGGACGAAACCACCATGGACGAAACGACGACCACGACGACGTCCAGCAAGTCCAACACGCATTACTACAACGGCACCACGACCACCTATCCGACGCCTGACCAAGGGAAACCGATCGACGGCGGCGGCGTGCCGTGCGTTAACTAG
- a CDS encoding permease, translating into MATLRTKPWLRVGSMEVLVGVLVACALSATVLRNAVFDSAALSTAGTVFCGVFVQAVPFLVLGVVVSGLIAVFVSPDRLARWLPRRPAVAVLAAGVGGAALPGCECASVPVARRLFGEGGATGAAALTFMLAAPAINPVVLVATAVAFPGAPRMVLARMGASLLTAVIMGWAWARWGRAEWVTRRLPPAGARTGSRRVVFTEAVRHDFLQAGSYLVLGAAAAAMLHVVVPRWVFAHLAADPILSVALMAALAVVLALCSEADAFVAASMTMVPLLPRLVFLVVGPAVDVKLFAMQAGMFGRAFAARFAPGTFLVATASACAVGLLLLGGGS; encoded by the coding sequence GTGGCCACACTGAGGACCAAGCCCTGGCTGCGCGTCGGGTCGATGGAAGTTCTGGTGGGGGTCCTGGTGGCTTGCGCGTTGTCGGCGACGGTGCTGCGCAACGCGGTCTTCGACAGTGCGGCGTTGTCGACGGCGGGCACCGTGTTCTGTGGGGTGTTCGTGCAGGCGGTTCCCTTCCTCGTGCTCGGGGTGGTGGTCAGCGGGTTGATCGCGGTCTTCGTCTCGCCCGACCGGTTGGCGCGCTGGCTGCCGCGACGTCCCGCGGTGGCGGTATTGGCCGCGGGCGTGGGCGGGGCGGCGCTGCCGGGTTGTGAGTGCGCGTCGGTGCCGGTGGCGCGGCGCTTGTTCGGCGAAGGAGGGGCCACGGGGGCCGCGGCGTTGACGTTCATGCTGGCCGCGCCGGCGATCAACCCGGTGGTGCTGGTGGCCACCGCGGTGGCCTTTCCCGGTGCCCCCCGGATGGTCCTTGCCCGGATGGGCGCGTCGCTGCTGACCGCGGTGATCATGGGTTGGGCGTGGGCGCGGTGGGGCCGCGCGGAGTGGGTTACCCGCCGGCTGCCCCCTGCGGGCGCCCGGACCGGGTCGCGGCGGGTGGTGTTCACCGAGGCGGTCCGGCACGACTTCCTTCAAGCGGGGTCCTACCTGGTGTTGGGCGCCGCCGCGGCGGCGATGCTCCATGTGGTGGTGCCGCGGTGGGTGTTCGCGCACCTGGCGGCGGACCCGATCCTCAGCGTCGCCCTGATGGCCGCCCTGGCGGTGGTGCTGGCCTTGTGTTCGGAGGCCGACGCGTTCGTGGCCGCCAGCATGACGATGGTGCCGCTGCTGCCCCGGCTCGTGTTCCTGGTCGTGGGCCCGGCCGTCGATGTGAAACTCTTCGCGATGCAGGCCGGCATGTTCGGCCGGGCTTTCGCGGCGCGCTTCGCCCCCGGCACGTTCCTGGTCGCGACGGCGAGCGCCTGCGCGGTCGGGCTGCTTCTTCTCGGCGGTGGCAGTTGA